One part of the Dyadobacter sp. 676 genome encodes these proteins:
- the hisC gene encoding histidinol-phosphate transaminase, whose protein sequence is MNNSFDLNKLLRPHILTLAPYSSARDEYTGHAGIFLDANENPYGSVTGERYNRYPDPYQAEIKQKLGPIKQVSPDRIFLGNGSDEPIDLLTRATCTPGHDRVIILPPTYGMYEVSASIHDVKIDKVSLTNDYHIDTQAVLNAVTPSTKIIWICSPNNPTGNVMQRDAIQTILENFSGLVVVDEAYIDFTSEPSWIRHLDQYPNLVVLQTFSKAWGLAGIRVGMCFASPELIRILNKIKPPYNISLPAQQALLEGLDGVGKKDKMVADILEQREALAGMLQSLPIVVKIHPTDANFLLVQFEDARKVMDYLISETIIVRDRSRVHLCEGCLRITVGTKEENEVLIESLKKFRSHSVIV, encoded by the coding sequence ATGAACAATAGTTTCGACCTCAACAAACTTCTCCGCCCGCACATCCTCACGTTGGCCCCGTATTCCTCCGCAAGGGACGAATACACCGGTCATGCAGGGATATTCCTGGATGCGAACGAAAACCCCTACGGCTCGGTGACAGGCGAGCGTTATAACCGCTACCCCGATCCTTACCAGGCCGAAATCAAACAAAAGCTGGGGCCGATCAAGCAGGTGAGCCCCGATCGTATTTTTCTTGGGAACGGCAGCGACGAGCCGATCGACCTGCTCACGCGCGCTACGTGTACGCCCGGGCACGACCGTGTGATCATCCTGCCGCCAACTTATGGCATGTACGAGGTAAGCGCATCGATCCACGATGTAAAAATCGATAAGGTGTCACTTACGAACGACTATCATATCGACACACAGGCTGTTCTGAATGCGGTAACACCTTCGACGAAGATCATCTGGATATGCTCGCCGAATAACCCGACGGGTAATGTCATGCAGCGCGACGCCATTCAAACCATTCTGGAAAATTTCAGCGGACTGGTGGTTGTGGATGAAGCGTACATCGATTTTACCAGCGAGCCTTCCTGGATACGGCATTTGGACCAATACCCTAACCTGGTGGTATTGCAGACATTCTCCAAAGCCTGGGGCCTGGCGGGCATCCGCGTAGGTATGTGTTTTGCTTCACCCGAGCTGATCCGCATTCTGAACAAGATCAAACCGCCTTACAATATCAGTTTGCCGGCACAGCAGGCGTTGCTGGAAGGCCTGGACGGCGTCGGGAAAAAAGACAAAATGGTAGCCGATATTCTCGAACAGCGCGAGGCATTGGCAGGCATGCTGCAAAGCTTGCCTATTGTGGTTAAAATTCACCCCACGGATGCCAACTTCCTGCTCGTGCAGTTCGAAGATGCCCGAAAGGTGATGGACTACCTGATCAGCGAGACCATCATCGTGCGTGACCGCTCACGTGTACACCTGTGCGAAGGATGCCTGCGGATCACGGTCGGAACGAAAGAAGAAAACGAAGTTTTGATCGAATCATTAAAGAAATTCCGCTCTCATAGCGTTATTGTGTAA
- a CDS encoding UvrD-helicase domain-containing protein, with protein MFKVYSSSAGSGKTYTLTKEYLKLALHSNSELYFRHILAVTFTNAAANEMKDRILLMLRTFSAYSDTDPRPHPMMRDVVIEMYPDTGHNAELFAGACQLIAARAQMVFGQILHRYSDFSVMTIDKFTQRLISSFTDELGIPFVFETQLDADLLDDAVDRLLARIGQEGEEVLTDIVEKYYRENAEEGKNWGALPMQIRDTAATLLSEQSYMQMKRVEDLKMEDWIAVRRQMRDFVRGREEMMTKDAKNAFDLIQSTYLGEKDFHQSGRGIYGYFRDRAEGKKLWMEPNSYVYKTIGEGVWYGAKTPAPIRDEIERLRTDLENYFHQIENIRSAETEKITLYNQLDRHIYNLSLLGEIRKEFDALLQQNNQVHISDFNRKIVDIVAREPVPFIFERLGEKYNHILVDEFQDTSKLQFANLLPLIENALSGGYFNLIVGDAKQSIYRFRGGDMDLILHLAQNQVMRLGSILGNSPFNDERLFALDNYLHINHLKTNRRSFREVTEFNNRFFGFVAASLGDEYPLIREVYDEHFSQEIPEGVHEGGHVEIEFLEMNEEGEESEESSADAITRRALELVNGLRAEGYNWRDIAILCRRKKEATALANAMKEAGFPLISDDALSLAYSRSVHFVVSFMKVLHSSDHRLARYEAAYLFHQVIRRQNPAPHEYEEIRVLCEERGLDSFLEYFRKWDIGLTSFKMRQVSVFELTELLMQQFGLFGKNLESEYLFRFLDVVLEFGNRKSNHLGDFLNYWESARYKFSITVPEGTDAIRITTIHKSKGLEYPVVIIPYAHWKVTPNARLDRLWVDLDPVGYEEIRLQGRPDYPHAKLRSSMVSVVKELENTVVGAQYRDERMRTLIENLNLLYVAFTRPVQRLYVLAKRERRWESGQQINHWLRDYLGQEGFVPAWDEAISKYVISEASGAPRHAHVSAGTSPFVLKNILSNDRTESLRLRRMADRIFDVQTFEPRHDRLQKMRYLLTRLKTVSALPEALEKLVGEGIFTRKETREIESLTRSLLKEPSLQVLYQDENHIQVNKELLVPGGKMLHIDRVVQRPGGEYIFMAFVGGNNAAEPRRHLKKLMRMFADSGKTSRGVLITLEEELVEWVEQ; from the coding sequence GTGTTTAAAGTATACAGTTCATCGGCAGGCTCGGGGAAAACTTATACCCTCACAAAAGAATACCTCAAACTGGCACTTCATTCCAATTCGGAATTGTACTTCAGGCATATTCTGGCCGTGACCTTTACCAATGCGGCTGCCAACGAAATGAAGGACCGCATTCTGCTGATGTTGCGGACATTCTCGGCATATAGCGACACGGACCCGCGCCCGCATCCGATGATGCGCGACGTGGTGATCGAAATGTACCCGGATACCGGACATAATGCCGAACTTTTCGCAGGGGCCTGCCAATTGATCGCCGCACGTGCACAAATGGTTTTCGGGCAGATACTGCACCGCTATTCCGACTTTTCGGTTATGACGATCGACAAGTTCACACAGCGGCTGATCAGCAGTTTTACCGACGAACTAGGCATTCCGTTTGTGTTTGAAACACAGCTAGACGCCGATTTGCTCGACGATGCCGTGGACCGCCTGCTGGCGAGGATCGGGCAGGAGGGCGAGGAGGTGCTGACGGACATTGTCGAGAAATATTACCGCGAGAATGCCGAAGAAGGCAAAAACTGGGGCGCATTGCCCATGCAGATCCGCGACACGGCGGCGACTTTGCTCAGCGAGCAGAGTTACATGCAGATGAAACGCGTCGAAGACCTGAAAATGGAAGACTGGATCGCGGTGCGCAGGCAAATGCGCGACTTTGTACGCGGGCGAGAGGAAATGATGACCAAGGACGCGAAGAATGCATTCGACCTGATCCAATCCACCTATTTAGGTGAAAAAGACTTCCACCAGAGCGGCAGGGGCATTTACGGCTATTTCCGTGATCGTGCCGAGGGCAAAAAGCTCTGGATGGAGCCTAATTCCTACGTTTACAAAACTATCGGCGAAGGCGTCTGGTACGGTGCCAAAACGCCCGCACCCATTCGCGACGAAATAGAGCGCCTCCGCACGGATCTGGAAAACTATTTTCACCAGATAGAAAACATACGTTCGGCGGAAACCGAGAAGATTACGCTTTACAACCAGCTCGACAGGCATATTTACAACCTGTCGCTGCTGGGCGAGATCCGGAAGGAGTTCGATGCATTGCTGCAACAGAACAACCAGGTCCATATTTCGGATTTCAACCGGAAGATCGTGGATATCGTCGCGCGCGAGCCGGTGCCGTTCATTTTTGAAAGGTTGGGGGAAAAGTATAACCACATTCTGGTCGACGAGTTCCAGGACACTTCCAAGTTGCAGTTCGCGAACCTGCTGCCGCTGATCGAGAATGCGCTGTCGGGCGGGTATTTCAATCTGATCGTGGGCGATGCAAAGCAGTCGATTTACCGGTTTCGGGGCGGGGATATGGATCTGATATTGCACCTGGCACAGAATCAGGTAATGCGGCTGGGCAGCATTCTGGGCAATAGCCCTTTTAACGACGAACGGTTGTTTGCATTGGATAACTATTTGCATATCAACCATCTCAAAACCAACCGGCGCAGCTTCCGGGAGGTTACCGAATTCAATAACCGCTTTTTCGGCTTCGTAGCGGCTTCGCTGGGTGACGAATACCCGTTGATCCGGGAGGTTTACGACGAGCATTTCAGCCAGGAAATACCCGAGGGCGTGCATGAAGGCGGACATGTGGAAATCGAATTCCTTGAAATGAACGAGGAAGGCGAGGAATCGGAGGAGTCGTCGGCCGACGCGATTACCCGCCGTGCGCTCGAACTCGTAAACGGCCTGCGTGCGGAGGGCTACAACTGGCGCGACATTGCCATTCTCTGCCGCAGGAAAAAAGAAGCTACCGCACTCGCAAATGCGATGAAGGAGGCGGGCTTTCCGCTCATTTCCGACGATGCATTGTCGCTGGCGTATTCGCGTTCGGTGCATTTTGTTGTTTCGTTCATGAAAGTGCTGCACAGCTCCGATCACCGGCTGGCGCGGTACGAGGCGGCCTATTTGTTTCACCAGGTAATACGCCGGCAGAACCCCGCGCCGCACGAGTACGAAGAAATCAGGGTGCTTTGCGAAGAGCGTGGGCTGGATAGTTTTCTGGAATATTTCCGGAAATGGGATATCGGCCTCACGTCGTTCAAAATGCGGCAGGTTTCGGTTTTTGAGCTAACCGAGTTACTGATGCAGCAATTCGGTCTTTTCGGGAAAAACCTCGAAAGCGAATACCTTTTCCGCTTCCTGGATGTGGTGCTGGAATTTGGTAACCGGAAAAGCAATCACCTCGGCGATTTTTTGAACTATTGGGAATCGGCCAGATATAAATTCTCGATCACGGTGCCGGAAGGAACCGACGCCATTCGCATTACCACCATTCACAAATCGAAAGGCCTGGAATATCCCGTGGTAATCATTCCCTATGCGCATTGGAAGGTCACTCCCAATGCGCGTCTCGATAGGCTTTGGGTGGATCTGGACCCGGTCGGGTACGAAGAGATCAGGCTGCAAGGCAGGCCGGATTATCCCCATGCCAAACTCCGGAGTTCGATGGTTTCGGTAGTGAAAGAACTCGAAAATACCGTGGTGGGAGCGCAATACCGCGACGAACGGATGCGTACGCTGATCGAAAACCTGAATTTGCTGTACGTCGCGTTCACCCGGCCGGTGCAGCGCCTGTACGTGCTCGCAAAACGTGAACGTCGTTGGGAGTCGGGGCAGCAGATCAACCACTGGCTGCGCGATTACCTGGGCCAGGAAGGCTTTGTACCGGCCTGGGACGAGGCGATTTCAAAGTATGTGATCTCGGAAGCGTCGGGCGCGCCCCGGCATGCGCACGTAAGCGCCGGTACGAGCCCATTTGTTTTGAAAAACATATTAAGCAACGATCGCACCGAATCGCTGCGCCTCCGCCGCATGGCCGACCGCATTTTCGACGTGCAGACCTTCGAGCCGCGTCACGACAGGCTGCAAAAAATGCGGTATTTGCTTACCAGACTGAAAACCGTGTCGGCCCTTCCCGAAGCATTGGAGAAACTGGTCGGTGAAGGTATTTTTACCCGGAAAGAGACCCGGGAGATTGAAAGCCTCACGCGCTCGCTTTTGAAGGAGCCTTCGCTGCAAGTGCTCTATCAGGACGAAAACCATATCCAGGTTAACAAGGAATTGCTGGTGCCGGGCGGCAAGATGTTGCATATAGACAGGGTCGTTCAGCGGCCCGGCGGAGAGTATATCTTCATGGCGTTCGTCGGTGGCAACAACGCCGCCGAGCCGCGGAGGCATTTGAAAAAGTTGATGCGTATGTTCGCCGACAGCGGGAAAACATCGCGGGGAGTGCTGATAACGCTCGAAGAGGAGCTGGTAGAATGGGTTGAGCAATAG
- a CDS encoding chloride channel protein, whose translation MFWLKSVLNRNQFLILSGVLVGITCGLAGVVLKSLVHYIHYIITYKVHFERQVLFYLLFPFLGIVLTTLVVLFVFKGQDRKGIAAILYEIAQNSSVVSSVKMYSQIVQSAITVGLGGSAGLESPIAVTGAAIGSNFAQTYKLDYRERTLLLAAGATAGIASAFNAPIAGMMFAFEILLTGVVFSDFLPLVVAAVCGSLTSKVLLKESVLFHFSSRTAFDYHNIPFYLVLGILCGLYGRYYVLIAKYVDHWFHDLKFGRLQKAAIGGAILSVLCVLYPPLFGEGYDTIKAITNGQIQEVIANSFFRFIGYHEWVVIVFVVVICLLKAFSASITIFSGGNGGNFAPSLFAGGLVGYAFALVCEKLGISNVPESNLVIVGMAGVMSGVLYAPLTAIFLIAESTYGYDLFIPLMMVSVISFSIAKWFSSVSPDLENLAKQGKIFTREHDRNLLSLLHIPDLIDKDVQVVGAGASREELAELVRTGKRNMIAVLEEGNKFAGIISMDDIRPLLFTPDGYDALSISNLARPAAVMINEFDNVLTIVKKFDETGAWNLPVVKVDGEFVGFISKSAVLNSYRQLLRSHSG comes from the coding sequence TTGTTCTGGCTCAAAAGCGTGCTGAACCGCAATCAGTTCCTGATCCTTTCCGGGGTCCTGGTCGGTATCACCTGCGGGCTTGCGGGGGTGGTGCTGAAATCGTTGGTACATTACATTCATTACATCATCACGTACAAGGTGCATTTCGAACGACAGGTGCTTTTTTACCTGCTTTTCCCCTTTTTGGGTATCGTACTGACCACGCTTGTCGTGCTGTTTGTTTTCAAGGGCCAGGACAGGAAGGGCATTGCGGCGATTTTGTATGAGATCGCTCAAAATTCCAGTGTCGTTTCCTCTGTCAAAATGTATTCGCAGATTGTCCAGAGCGCCATTACCGTGGGGCTGGGCGGTTCGGCGGGGCTGGAAAGCCCGATTGCCGTAACCGGCGCGGCAATCGGCTCCAATTTCGCTCAGACCTACAAGCTCGATTACCGTGAAAGGACGTTGCTGCTCGCCGCGGGAGCTACGGCCGGTATTGCCTCGGCATTCAATGCACCGATCGCCGGCATGATGTTCGCTTTCGAAATCCTGCTCACGGGCGTGGTATTTTCGGATTTTCTTCCGCTGGTAGTGGCGGCGGTGTGCGGTAGCCTCACATCCAAGGTATTGCTGAAAGAATCGGTGCTGTTCCATTTCAGCAGCCGTACCGCTTTCGATTACCACAACATTCCTTTTTACCTGGTGCTGGGCATTCTATGCGGGCTTTATGGCCGCTATTATGTGCTGATCGCGAAGTACGTCGATCATTGGTTTCATGATCTTAAATTCGGGCGCCTGCAAAAAGCGGCAATAGGCGGAGCTATCCTTTCGGTGCTTTGCGTACTGTATCCGCCGCTTTTCGGCGAGGGTTACGACACTATCAAGGCCATTACAAACGGGCAGATCCAGGAGGTTATAGCCAATAGCTTTTTCCGCTTCATCGGCTATCACGAATGGGTGGTGATCGTGTTCGTGGTTGTGATTTGCCTTCTCAAAGCATTCTCTGCGTCGATTACGATTTTCAGTGGTGGAAACGGCGGAAACTTCGCGCCCTCGCTCTTCGCGGGCGGGCTCGTAGGCTATGCGTTCGCGCTCGTATGCGAGAAGCTGGGCATCTCCAATGTGCCCGAAAGCAACCTGGTGATCGTCGGTATGGCGGGGGTAATGAGCGGCGTGCTTTACGCGCCGCTGACGGCCATTTTCCTGATTGCCGAATCGACTTACGGTTACGATCTGTTCATTCCGCTGATGATGGTTTCGGTCATTTCTTTCTCCATAGCGAAATGGTTCTCGTCGGTTTCGCCTGATCTGGAAAACCTTGCAAAACAAGGCAAGATTTTTACCCGCGAGCACGACCGCAATCTGCTGTCGCTGCTCCACATTCCGGACCTGATCGACAAGGACGTCCAGGTGGTCGGTGCGGGCGCGTCGAGGGAGGAGCTGGCCGAGCTTGTACGCACCGGGAAGCGCAATATGATAGCTGTGCTTGAAGAAGGGAATAAATTTGCCGGCATCATTTCCATGGACGATATCCGTCCGCTGCTTTTCACGCCCGACGGCTACGATGCCCTGAGCATTTCCAACCTGGCCAGGCCGGCCGCCGTTATGATCAACGAGTTCGATAACGTACTTACGATTGTCAAAAAATTCGACGAGACGGGCGCATGGAACCTTCCTGTCGTGAAGGTCGATGGCGAGTTTGTCGGCTTCATATCGAAATCCGCCGTTTTGAACAGCTATCGCCAATTGCTCCGCTCGCATTCGGGGTAG
- a CDS encoding MarR family transcriptional regulator: protein MSTISQELKLFLNLTIIQTMMAKRFDAKLGSHGISLNEFMILHHLANAQDEKLRRTDLAEKVGLTASGITRMLSPLEKLGYVKREANSRDARVSYVKLANAGKKIYLEATATAEAATAQIMASVKTKKIEDLQKMLVELGATIE, encoded by the coding sequence ATGTCAACCATTTCTCAGGAACTGAAACTGTTTTTAAACCTGACAATCATCCAGACAATGATGGCGAAACGCTTTGACGCGAAGCTCGGGAGCCACGGCATTAGCCTGAATGAATTCATGATTTTACACCACCTGGCGAATGCGCAGGACGAGAAATTGCGGCGTACCGATCTGGCGGAAAAAGTGGGGCTTACGGCCTCCGGGATTACCCGTATGCTGTCGCCTCTCGAAAAGCTGGGCTACGTAAAAAGAGAAGCGAATAGCCGCGACGCGCGGGTATCGTACGTGAAACTGGCCAATGCGGGCAAGAAGATTTACCTTGAAGCGACGGCCACCGCCGAAGCAGCCACCGCGCAGATTATGGCTTCGGTGAAAACCAAAAAGATCGAAGATCTGCAAAAAATGCTCGTTGAACTGGGCGCGACGATCGAATAG
- a CDS encoding DUF4097 family beta strand repeat-containing protein, translated as MKTPRIIALAAFAVFTTFSAPLLAQGDLKEQLTIPLSDPAKPGTLKVHLIRGSIRVTGYSGNQVVIDASTKQSDKPEKPRENAEGMRRISKNGGLDISATEENNVVNVSSKLFNSHMELNIKVPAKFSLNVGTINEGDVWVENVDGVLEITNVNGDIRLTNISGSAVANTVNGLLKANFKTIDPKSPMAFSTLNGNVDVTLPPTAKFDLKLKSDQGDIYSDFDVDIDKSVPQATRTAKDGMYKVSIDDWVKGKVNGGGSEIMMKNMNGNIYVRKAK; from the coding sequence ATGAAAACCCCGCGCATCATAGCCCTCGCAGCGTTCGCAGTATTCACGACATTTTCGGCACCGCTGCTTGCACAGGGCGACTTGAAGGAACAACTCACTATCCCGCTCAGCGACCCTGCCAAGCCGGGCACGCTGAAAGTGCATCTCATCCGCGGCTCCATCCGCGTGACAGGGTACAGCGGCAACCAGGTGGTGATAGACGCCAGCACCAAACAGTCCGATAAACCCGAAAAACCCAGGGAAAACGCCGAAGGTATGCGGCGCATTTCCAAAAACGGCGGACTGGATATTTCGGCCACCGAGGAAAACAATGTGGTAAATGTGAGCTCGAAACTTTTCAATTCGCACATGGAATTGAACATCAAAGTGCCCGCGAAGTTCTCGCTGAATGTCGGGACGATCAACGAAGGCGACGTTTGGGTGGAAAACGTGGACGGTGTGCTGGAAATAACAAACGTCAACGGCGACATCAGACTGACGAACATTTCGGGTTCTGCGGTTGCAAATACAGTGAACGGCCTGCTGAAAGCGAACTTCAAAACCATTGATCCCAAATCGCCGATGGCTTTCTCGACCCTTAACGGAAACGTGGACGTAACGCTTCCGCCGACTGCCAAGTTCGATCTCAAACTGAAATCCGACCAGGGCGACATTTACAGCGATTTCGACGTGGATATCGACAAATCGGTACCGCAAGCTACGCGGACAGCCAAAGACGGCATGTACAAAGTCAGCATCGACGACTGGGTGAAAGGCAAAGTCAACGGCGGCGGCAGTGAGATCATGATGAAGAATATGAACGGAAATATTTACGTCAGGAAGGCGAAATAA
- a CDS encoding HEAT repeat domain-containing protein, which produces MKEDKQMSCEYTKGKLTEWLNNSLERNEQMEVNRHLAGCPSCEEVFAADRQIWDSMAKIRVPEPTEAMRANFYAMLDEFKEAEKTAARFSFQSMMDSIREFVLPQWTVQVAFSLLLVGLGWVIGNRTSRSRVDANAYRQRIETLAAQVRDMKSTMMLSLLENPSATERLRAVSYTSEIKHADDRILAALFTTLNNDPNVNVRLVTLEALTQYADDASVREGLVKSLALQDSPMVQVALADVMVKLQEKRSVKALKTLLQKEDLNDLVKVKIEQTIKDLS; this is translated from the coding sequence ATGAAAGAAGATAAGCAAATGAGCTGCGAATATACCAAAGGCAAACTGACCGAGTGGCTGAACAACAGCCTCGAAAGGAATGAGCAAATGGAGGTCAACCGCCACCTGGCCGGGTGCCCAAGCTGCGAGGAAGTGTTTGCTGCCGACAGGCAGATCTGGGACAGTATGGCGAAAATCAGGGTCCCGGAACCAACGGAGGCCATGCGCGCCAACTTCTACGCCATGCTCGACGAGTTCAAAGAAGCCGAAAAGACGGCGGCAAGGTTTTCGTTCCAAAGCATGATGGATAGCATCCGGGAGTTTGTATTGCCACAATGGACGGTGCAAGTGGCGTTCAGCCTGCTCCTGGTAGGCCTCGGCTGGGTAATCGGCAACCGTACCAGCCGTAGCAGGGTCGACGCGAATGCGTACCGGCAGCGGATCGAAACGCTGGCGGCGCAGGTCCGGGACATGAAAAGCACGATGATGCTCTCGCTTCTCGAAAACCCTTCGGCCACCGAGCGGCTCCGGGCGGTGAGCTATACAAGCGAGATCAAGCATGCCGACGACCGCATTCTGGCGGCGCTGTTTACCACGCTGAACAACGACCCCAACGTGAATGTGCGGCTGGTAACACTCGAGGCGCTCACGCAGTATGCGGACGATGCATCCGTGCGCGAGGGATTGGTGAAATCGCTCGCTTTGCAGGACTCGCCTATGGTACAGGTGGCGCTGGCCGACGTAATGGTGAAATTGCAGGAAAAACGCTCGGTTAAGGCGCTGAAAACGCTGCTGCAAAAAGAAGACCTGAACGACCTCGTGAAAGTCAAAATCGAACAGACAATCAAAGACCTTTCATAA
- a CDS encoding RNA polymerase sigma factor, whose product MLRVKTGDLDKMGLLFERYNRPLFGFFYHMTHKADLSEDLVQNVFYRMLKYRHTFTGEGEFRTWMYHLARNVLNDSVKQNRSFTFYDVNEVADRIEGGISADEGLERQQDYDFLHEAMGALSPEYREVLILSRFQEMKYDEIAKVLNINEGTVKVRVHRALGELKKRFFTNERR is encoded by the coding sequence ATGCTCCGGGTGAAAACCGGGGACCTGGATAAAATGGGCTTGCTCTTCGAGCGGTACAACAGGCCGCTGTTCGGATTTTTCTACCACATGACGCACAAGGCCGATCTCAGCGAGGACCTTGTTCAGAATGTGTTTTACAGAATGCTTAAATACCGGCACACGTTTACCGGCGAAGGGGAATTCAGGACATGGATGTACCATCTCGCCAGAAATGTCCTGAACGATTCCGTTAAGCAAAACAGGTCGTTCACCTTCTACGACGTAAACGAGGTGGCCGACCGGATCGAAGGCGGGATATCGGCCGACGAAGGCCTGGAAAGGCAGCAGGACTATGACTTTCTGCACGAGGCAATGGGCGCATTGAGTCCCGAGTACCGCGAAGTGCTTATTTTAAGTCGTTTCCAGGAAATGAAGTACGACGAAATAGCCAAGGTGCTGAACATTAACGAGGGAACCGTAAAAGTGCGGGTGCACAGGGCATTGGGGGAATTAAAGAAAAGATTTTTTACAAATGAAAGAAGATAA
- a CDS encoding PA2169 family four-helix-bundle protein, giving the protein MAQNSETIEILNDLVLINNDRIAGYEKAEAETNELENDLRAMFHKLADESRNNVLDLKSHVTRLGGEPATGTMLSGKLYRIWMDIRATFTSDNRRAVLENAESGEDAAKKTYEEALQSGDLPADIRQLILSQYTAIQAAHDTIRTERDRQRDVSRYPLTT; this is encoded by the coding sequence ATGGCACAGAATTCAGAAACCATCGAAATCCTGAACGACCTGGTCCTGATCAATAACGACCGGATCGCCGGATATGAAAAAGCCGAAGCTGAAACCAATGAGCTCGAAAATGATTTGAGGGCTATGTTTCACAAACTGGCCGACGAGAGCCGCAACAATGTACTCGACCTGAAATCACACGTCACACGCCTCGGTGGCGAGCCCGCGACGGGCACTATGCTTTCGGGCAAATTGTACCGTATCTGGATGGACATCCGTGCGACGTTCACCTCGGACAACCGCCGCGCCGTCCTCGAAAACGCCGAAAGCGGCGAAGATGCAGCGAAAAAAACTTACGAGGAAGCATTGCAGTCCGGAGACCTTCCCGCCGACATCCGGCAACTGATCCTGAGCCAGTACACCGCCATCCAGGCGGCGCACGACACGATCAGGACCGAACGCGACCGGCAGCGGGATGTTTCCAGATATCCGCTTACGACGTAG